From one Nothobranchius furzeri strain GRZ-AD chromosome 2, NfurGRZ-RIMD1, whole genome shotgun sequence genomic stretch:
- the LOC107378205 gene encoding beta-taxilin isoform X1 encodes MEMSLKATEMLMPPQTDEASSLEAESSEVHETAASSSSVTFDPMLEFNQRLEDIFRTHGPAGSVLNKLPADAEMELMESRGDPVVMETGASLRQSLNNPSSPEEKLEEVNGKHSVLAAPRRSDEQQLSLLQQKFSILMEEHQQLQAEHRSSIAARSALEGLCRDLQAHYSAMREETLQRCREDEEKRKDITSHFQEMLTEIQAQIEQHSARNDNLCRENANLTEKLESLMTQYERREESLEKINKHRDLQHKLTEAKLQQANALLAEAEDKHKREKEYLLREAIDKTKKCFAMKEQELAMKKKLTLYGQKFDEFQETLAKSNEIYVRFKKEMDKMTEKMKKVEKESNLWKTRFENCNKALTDMIQERTEKAGEYDLFVLKIQKLEKLCRVLQEERKILYQKIKEVRHSNTNLPSKMSSLTGNSDPCDHPPLLDAEEIQELQEEDPVLTENIVRLKEEQAKLQEFAASLLATPDDVEENEQKEESELEEDMMVSAFVQFKTKPQVQEVLLPVSHQVEDPKSAESDFPKAVKEELRNPSEASTGTTAPSPEGPTPEGTSSETIKTSPEVREVLTQGQVEEVKQARAEEDLQKPVGLTPETNRTMSEPELEAPKPKIQEVTGEVKPVLPVEEEKAQQQQVSGPSQEPEESTQPSEDKPAASSSEDSTKQLPKKKKKKSSRSVN; translated from the exons ATGGAGATGTCACTGAAAGCAACAGAGATGTTGATGCCGCCCCAAACTGATGAGGCCTCATCCCTGGAAGCAGAGAGCTCAGAGGTCCACGAAACAGCAGCCTCATCCTCCTCTGTGACCTTCGACCCCATGCTGGAGTTCAATCAGCGGCTAGAGGACATCTTCAGGACTCACGGTCCTGCAGGCAGCGTCCTGAACAAACTG CCTGCTGACGCAGAGATGGAACTGATGGAGAGCAGAGGTGACCCTGTTGTCATGGAAACGG GAGCATCGCTCAGACAGAGTCTGAACAATCCGTCGTCTCCGGAGGAAAAACTTGAGGAAGTGAATGGGAAACATTCAGTCCTG GCGGCGCCGAGGCGCAGCGACGAGCAGCAGCTCAGCCTTCTACAGCAGAAGTTCTCCATCCTGATGGAGGAACACCAGCAGCTGCAGGCGGAGCATCGCAGCTCCATCGCAGCTCGCAGCGCACTGGAGGGTCTGTGTAGAGATCTGCAGGCGCACTACAGCGCCATGAGG GAGGAGACTCTGCAGCGCTGCAGGGAGGATGAGGAGAAGAGGAAGGACATCACGTCTCACTTCCAGGAGATGCTGACTGAGATCCAGGCTCAGATCGAACAACACAGCGCTCGAAACGACAACCTCTGCCGTGAAAATGCCAACCTGACAGAGAAGCTGGAGAGTCTCATGACGCAGTATGAGAGGAGGGAGGAG AGTCTGGAGAAGATCAACAAGCACCGAGACCTCCAGCACAAACTGACAGAGGCTAAACTCCAGCAGGCCAACGCTCTGCTAGCCGAGGCCGAGGACAAACACAAGCGGGAGAAGGAATAC TTGCTTAGGGAGGCTATTGACAAAACAAAGAAATGCTTCGCTATGAAGGAGCAGGAGCTGGCCATGAAGAAGAAG CTGACCCTCTACGGTCAGAAGTTTGATGAGTTTCAGGAAACGCTGGCCAAGAGCAATGAGATCTACGTCCGCTTCAAGAAGGAGATGGATAAG ATGACAGAGAAAATGAAGAAGGTGGAGAAGGAGTCGAACCTCTGGAAGACCCGGTTTGAGAACTGCAACAAGGCTCTGACGGACATGATTCAGGAG AGAACAGAGAAAGCAGGAGAGTATGATCTGTTTGTCCTGAAGATCCAGAAGCTGGAGAAGTTATGCCGTGTTCTCCAGGAGGAAAGGAAAATTCTCTACCAGAAGATAAAAGAAGTTCGTCACTCCAACACCAACCTCCCATCCAAGATGTCTAGCCTTACAGGAAACAGTGACCCCTGTGACCATCCGCCACTCCTGGATGCAGAAGAGATCCAGGAGCTCCAGGAGGAGGACCCGGTCCTGACGGAGAACATTGTCCGTCTTAAGGAGGAGCAGGCCAAGCTGCAGGAGTTTGCTGCTTCGCTGTTAGCGACGCCAGATGACGTTGAGGAGAATGAGCAGAAAGAAGAGTCAGAGCTGGAAGAAGACATGATGGTCTCAGCATTTGTCCAGTTTAAAACCAAACCTCAGGTCCAAGAAGTTCTGCTTCCAGTTTCTCATCAGGTGGAAGATCCAAAATCAGCAGAATCTGATTTTCCAAAAGCTGTTAAAGAGGAACTCAGAAATCCATCTGAGGCTTCGACAGGAACCACGGCTCCTTCACCTGAAGGTCCAACACCTGAGGGTACCAGCTCAGAAACCATCAAGACAAGTCCCGAGGTCAGAGAGGTTCTGACCCAGggccaagtggaggaggtgaaGCAAGCCAGAGCAGAAGAAGACCTCCAAAAACCTGTAGGACTGACACCAGAAACCAACAGAACAATGAGTGAGCCGGAACTAGAAGCCCCAAAGCCCAAGATCCAGGAGGTGACAGGCGAGGTCAAACCAGTCCTCCCAGTGGAAGAAGAGAAGGCCCAGCAGCAGCAGGTGAGTGGACCATCTCAAGAGCCAGAAGAGTCCACTCAACCGTCTGAAGACAAACCAGCTGCCTCTTCCTCTGAAGACTCCACGAAGCAGctaccaaagaagaagaagaagaagagcagcAGGAGCGTGAACTGA
- the LOC107378205 gene encoding beta-taxilin isoform X2 codes for MEMSLKATEMLMPPQTDEASSLEAESSEVHETAASSSSVTFDPMLEFNQRLEDIFRTHGPAGSVLNKLPADAEMELMESRGDPVVMETGASLRQSLNNPSSPEEKLEEVNGKHSVLAAPRRSDEQQLSLLQQKFSILMEEHQQLQAEHRSSIAARSALEGLCRDLQAHYSAMREETLQRCREDEEKRKDITSHFQEMLTEIQAQIEQHSARNDNLCRENANLTEKLESLMTQYERREESLEKINKHRDLQHKLTEAKLQQANALLAEAEDKHKREKEYLLVQAAEWKLQARTLTEQATVMQAQLTLYGQKFDEFQETLAKSNEIYVRFKKEMDKMTEKMKKVEKESNLWKTRFENCNKALTDMIQERTEKAGEYDLFVLKIQKLEKLCRVLQEERKILYQKIKEVRHSNTNLPSKMSSLTGNSDPCDHPPLLDAEEIQELQEEDPVLTENIVRLKEEQAKLQEFAASLLATPDDVEENEQKEESELEEDMMVSAFVQFKTKPQVQEVLLPVSHQVEDPKSAESDFPKAVKEELRNPSEASTGTTAPSPEGPTPEGTSSETIKTSPEVREVLTQGQVEEVKQARAEEDLQKPVGLTPETNRTMSEPELEAPKPKIQEVTGEVKPVLPVEEEKAQQQQVSGPSQEPEESTQPSEDKPAASSSEDSTKQLPKKKKKKSSRSVN; via the exons ATGGAGATGTCACTGAAAGCAACAGAGATGTTGATGCCGCCCCAAACTGATGAGGCCTCATCCCTGGAAGCAGAGAGCTCAGAGGTCCACGAAACAGCAGCCTCATCCTCCTCTGTGACCTTCGACCCCATGCTGGAGTTCAATCAGCGGCTAGAGGACATCTTCAGGACTCACGGTCCTGCAGGCAGCGTCCTGAACAAACTG CCTGCTGACGCAGAGATGGAACTGATGGAGAGCAGAGGTGACCCTGTTGTCATGGAAACGG GAGCATCGCTCAGACAGAGTCTGAACAATCCGTCGTCTCCGGAGGAAAAACTTGAGGAAGTGAATGGGAAACATTCAGTCCTG GCGGCGCCGAGGCGCAGCGACGAGCAGCAGCTCAGCCTTCTACAGCAGAAGTTCTCCATCCTGATGGAGGAACACCAGCAGCTGCAGGCGGAGCATCGCAGCTCCATCGCAGCTCGCAGCGCACTGGAGGGTCTGTGTAGAGATCTGCAGGCGCACTACAGCGCCATGAGG GAGGAGACTCTGCAGCGCTGCAGGGAGGATGAGGAGAAGAGGAAGGACATCACGTCTCACTTCCAGGAGATGCTGACTGAGATCCAGGCTCAGATCGAACAACACAGCGCTCGAAACGACAACCTCTGCCGTGAAAATGCCAACCTGACAGAGAAGCTGGAGAGTCTCATGACGCAGTATGAGAGGAGGGAGGAG AGTCTGGAGAAGATCAACAAGCACCGAGACCTCCAGCACAAACTGACAGAGGCTAAACTCCAGCAGGCCAACGCTCTGCTAGCCGAGGCCGAGGACAAACACAAGCGGGAGAAGGAATAC TTACTGGTTCAGGCTGCTGAGTGGAAGCTGCAGGCTAGGacactcacagagcaggcgacTGTCATGCAGGCACAG CTGACCCTCTACGGTCAGAAGTTTGATGAGTTTCAGGAAACGCTGGCCAAGAGCAATGAGATCTACGTCCGCTTCAAGAAGGAGATGGATAAG ATGACAGAGAAAATGAAGAAGGTGGAGAAGGAGTCGAACCTCTGGAAGACCCGGTTTGAGAACTGCAACAAGGCTCTGACGGACATGATTCAGGAG AGAACAGAGAAAGCAGGAGAGTATGATCTGTTTGTCCTGAAGATCCAGAAGCTGGAGAAGTTATGCCGTGTTCTCCAGGAGGAAAGGAAAATTCTCTACCAGAAGATAAAAGAAGTTCGTCACTCCAACACCAACCTCCCATCCAAGATGTCTAGCCTTACAGGAAACAGTGACCCCTGTGACCATCCGCCACTCCTGGATGCAGAAGAGATCCAGGAGCTCCAGGAGGAGGACCCGGTCCTGACGGAGAACATTGTCCGTCTTAAGGAGGAGCAGGCCAAGCTGCAGGAGTTTGCTGCTTCGCTGTTAGCGACGCCAGATGACGTTGAGGAGAATGAGCAGAAAGAAGAGTCAGAGCTGGAAGAAGACATGATGGTCTCAGCATTTGTCCAGTTTAAAACCAAACCTCAGGTCCAAGAAGTTCTGCTTCCAGTTTCTCATCAGGTGGAAGATCCAAAATCAGCAGAATCTGATTTTCCAAAAGCTGTTAAAGAGGAACTCAGAAATCCATCTGAGGCTTCGACAGGAACCACGGCTCCTTCACCTGAAGGTCCAACACCTGAGGGTACCAGCTCAGAAACCATCAAGACAAGTCCCGAGGTCAGAGAGGTTCTGACCCAGggccaagtggaggaggtgaaGCAAGCCAGAGCAGAAGAAGACCTCCAAAAACCTGTAGGACTGACACCAGAAACCAACAGAACAATGAGTGAGCCGGAACTAGAAGCCCCAAAGCCCAAGATCCAGGAGGTGACAGGCGAGGTCAAACCAGTCCTCCCAGTGGAAGAAGAGAAGGCCCAGCAGCAGCAGGTGAGTGGACCATCTCAAGAGCCAGAAGAGTCCACTCAACCGTCTGAAGACAAACCAGCTGCCTCTTCCTCTGAAGACTCCACGAAGCAGctaccaaagaagaagaagaagaagagcagcAGGAGCGTGAACTGA
- the slc35d3 gene encoding solute carrier family 35 member D3, whose amino-acid sequence MDVFRSRLLGISVAVAHGVFSGSLNILLKFLISNYHFNFLTLIQFLTSVTAALTLETLRRLGRVQIPAFSLQLSKEFAPVCVLSTLQSTLTLWSLRGLSLPMYVVFKRCLPLFTLCIGVCVLRNTMPSVGVVTAVLITTGGAVLAGAGDLTGDPFGYVTGVLAVIIHASYLVLIQKTSLDSEYGPLTAQYAITIMASPVLLACSLISMDAFSMWSYEGWKEPPITIIFILCIFIGCAMNFTTLHCTYINSAVTTSFVGVVKSIATITVGMLAFKDVSPTRLFIGGVVVNTIGSITYCVVKYYETKKKSLYEDLEKVEKDTLQPGDPYREKPPLNGAGPTSGSDPGHLETGEETSGDRRELTPPAANGEVPAGDGEQGDTEGGLKNGVMTEKEAVEMQREHLHRVSTSSSAQSAGDTFVGVWRSIRYLQFTKKDNLIDNMEVQSP is encoded by the exons ATGGACGTGTTCCGGAGCCGCCTGTTGGGCATCTCCGTGGCCGTGGCGCACGGCGTGTTCTCCGGTTCCCTGAACATCCTGCTGAAGTTTCTGATCAGTAACTATCACTTCAACTTCCTGACCCTGATCCAGTTCCTCACCAGCGTCACTGCGGCGCTCACCCTGGAGACCCTCCGGCGGCTTGGCAGGGTCCAGATCCCCGCCTTCAGCCTGCAGCTGTCCAAG gAGTTTGCCCCGGTGTGTGTCCTCTCCACACTGCAGTCCACCCTGACCCTCTGGTCCCTGCGGGGCCTCAGCCTGCCCATGTATGTGGTGTTTAAGCGCTGCCTGCCTCTCTTCACGCTCTGCatcggtgtgtgtgtgctgaggaACACCATGCCATCCGTTGGCGTGGTGACTGCCGTGCTCATCACCACCGGGGGTGCTGTACTTGCAG GTGCCGGAGATCTCACTGGAGATCCCTTCGGTTACGTCACCGGTGTTCTGGCTGTCATCATCCACGCCTCCTACCTGGTTCTGATCCAGAAGACCAGTCTGGACAGCGAGTATGGGCCTCTGACAGCTCAGTACGCCATCACCATCATGGCCTCCCCG GTTCTGCTGGCATGCTCCCTCATCTCCATGGATGCCTTCAGCATGTGGAGCTACGAGGGCTGGAAGGAACCtcccatcaccatcatcttcatccttTGCATCTTCATCGGCTGTGCCATGAACTTCACCACGCTCCACTGCACCTACATCAACTCAGCTGTCACCACCAGCTTTGTGGGCGTGGTGAAGAGCATCGCCACCATCACCGTGGGCATGCTGGCCTTCAAGGACGTGTCTCCCACCCGGCTCTTCATCGGCGGCGTGGTGGTGAATACCATCGGCTCCATCACCTACTGTGTGGTCAAATACTACGAGACCAAGAAGAAGAGTCTGTACGAGGACCTGGAGAAGGTGGAGAAGGATACCTTGCAGCCAGGAGATCCCTACAGGGAGAAACCTCCTCTAAATGGAGCAGGAcctacctctggttctgacccgggtCACCTGGAGACCGGGGAGGAGACAAGTGGTGACAGGAGGGAGCTAACACCTCCTGCAGCTAATGGAGAGGTACCAGCAGGAGACGGTGAACAAGGAGACACAGAAGGAGGCTTGAAAAATGGGGTGATGACGGAGAAGGAGGCCGTGGAGATGCAGCGGGAGCACCTCCACCGGGTGTCGACCTCCTCCTCCGCTCAGTCAGCTGGTGACACCTTTGTTGGTGTGTGGAGGTCCATCAGATACTTGCAGTTTACTAAGAAGGACAACCTGATCGATAACATGGAGGTCCAGAGTCCGTAA